A genomic window from Rhodococcus sp. KBS0724 includes:
- the rpmH gene encoding 50S ribosomal protein L34: protein MAKGKRTFQPNNRRRARVHGFRLRMRTRAGRAIVSARRRKGRDSLTA, encoded by the coding sequence GTGGCCAAGGGCAAGCGGACGTTCCAGCCGAATAATCGCCGCCGCGCGCGTGTTCACGGCTTCCGTCTTCGTATGCGTACCCGTGCGGGTCGTGCAATCGTTTCGGCGCGTCGCCGTAAGGGCCGCGATTCCCTGACAGCCTGA